Genomic DNA from Buteo buteo chromosome 21, bButBut1.hap1.1, whole genome shotgun sequence:
CCCCCAGACCTGCTGTGGGCTgtcacccccccacaccccaacCCTGCTGTGGGATGCCACTACATTctccgggaccccccccccccccgcaaccaCCCCTGGGACTTTTCCATGAACTGCCCCCAACcacccaccgcccccccccccccaaccgcAGAGTCCCGCGGGCGCGCAGGGCTGCGCGGAACCTTCCGCGGCCGCGGCTGTGCCAGGGCGGGGGGGTGACTCACTCTACCGCCggcaaacccccccccccctcacccccggCTTTATAACGGGCTggggcggccgccgcgccgGGCTCCGCTACGCCGCACCGCGcccgcggaggggggggggggagcgtaAAGACCGCGGGCCGGCAGCATGCGGAGCTTGCGCGGCGTTCCGCGCTCCgcgctggtgctgctggtggtgctgtTGGCCGCGGGGTACGGCGCGGTCATCACCGGGGTGAGAGCCCGCTGGACGGCACCGACGGGAcccgggggggtcggggggggggtaGGAGGTGGGGGTCTGTCTGCTGTGGGTGAtagagggatgggggggggctgctAGGGCTAAGGGATGGctgggggattgggggggggtctgTCGGGGGTCTGGGTGGGGTGAGGGGtggctggggttgggggggctcGGTGGGAGAAGTGGTAAGCAGGACGGGGAAGGGAGGGCTGGGTCGGGGGATGAGGGATGccagggtttggggagggggggggggggtctctggggtGAGGGGTGCGCGGAGGTGGGGGTGTCTCTGCGTGATGCCAGGACTTGGGGGGcttctggggtggggggtctGTCCCTTTGGGGGAGGGATGCCTGGGCTCGGCGGGGGGGATTTCTTCAGCCGGGTCCGTCAGTGTGCGGAgactccagctgcttctccagggctggaggctgccgtcccgtcccgtcccgtgtcccccccccgctgcccccagccccgggctgcccccaaacctgccccgGGGGGACCCGGCTCCAGGCACCGCACTGCCCGCTTCTGCACCCCGAGTTCCTCCAGTTCCTCCAGTCCTACCGCTTACAGGGCAGGCACCGGTATTGCAATCATCGAAAAAAACCTGcctccttcttttttccctttttttttttttttttttgagtatgactctgctgcttttttttcctcaatagtCACCCATTGCAAATGAGTCCcctgttattgttgttgttgtttgtagGCTTAAGATTTACTTTGGTtgtgaaaattgttttttttcccaaagtcgTTATTTAACCCAAAGCATTGCATCACTCTTAagtaaaatgatttatttttttttagtgtttgctTTGGATTAATAACTCAGCACTTGCATTCCTTCGAGAGCTTACACGTCTTTTGTAACCATCAGAAGTTGTAGCAGCAGCAGATTACTCCGGGGCTGTCCAGGCTCTCTGTCTGGACTTCACTGAAGTCCATGAAACAGCTTGTAGGCATTTCTCTGGATGTCAGATCAGGACTGATTAATTTTCAGAGCAAAGAgtgtgaagaaattttttaatatttgagaaTTTCAAGTTCCTTTTAAGTAGAAATATTTACGGCAATGGAGGACCAGTTTATGTAAGTCTGTTATTAGAGTTGTGGCTACACCTTTAAAGCATAATTAATCCATTAAATAAAGTAATGGTGAAGCACTGAATAATAGATCAAGGATAAAGCAGattcaaaaagtaaaaatagattAGAACTAGGAAATGTTACTTTATTAACTACTGCAGTGCATTTCTGCTTAAAGCACTTTGATGCATTTTTGGCTTCTGATGAATGGGCAAATCTCAGATGAGAGCTGACGTAGGTGTTCCTGTTCCCATCCTCTGAGCCTGAAAGgtgcttttcctttgcaatttAAGGACTTGTTTCAAACCTTCTTCAATTCAGTGGTGGTTCATGTGCTGACTTCAGTTGTCTTTGGAGCTGGCATTTCACCTGGGACTTTTTCCTTGAGCTGAATTTCCACAAACCTGTGTTTAAATGAGGTGCTGAAGAGGAATGTCCTTCATGTTGTGTCCTGTGAAGGTTAGGAGTAGCGGCACGAATTACACATTGCAGATAAGGTGCGGGCAGGAGCATTTGGGttgaatattttcaaaacttgtCATACATTTTTGGAAAGGAAGCCTTAGAAGTTCTGCCAGATGTATATATGCGTGTGtgaattttaaaactaaatttttcAGCATGGTGTTTTAGATACCCTTGCTTGCCAGGACATAACTCAGACCTGTTTTGCGGCTGAGTGGTACTTCACTCCAGGACCGGTCCCACAGAGATGGATGGGGTTTGAGATAtacaactgagaaaaaaaaaaggggggagtcAGGAGCTGACCGGTGAGGAATAGCAGAGCCTGTGACTTCAGCTGAGCAGTGGACACCGGTGTGCCAGGGGCAGCCAAAATCACTGGACCTGCAGGTTTTTTGTGACTACAGCAAAATTAGACCATTAGAGTGCTTTTTtttgagagggagagagaggttagaaaataaacattatcTACCTGGCAGGCTGTAGTGGTCATTTTATGGTCGTATTAGTCTTGTAAGTAAATACTCTGTGTGATTGGGCTCACCTGTAGCACAGAGCTGTCTGCTTCGTGAAATGTGTGTTTAGGAGGAGTGCTAGCTGTTTGGGTCACACACGCTATTTAATGGCTTGACCCTAATGCAACAGCTTTTTCCTAAATTACTGGCTGATcagtaaatacatattttgatCAGGCTTCTGCTGGTTGAACTAGAATATTTACCCAGTAGAGTACAGTCTAATGGCATTTATCATGTAAATCCCGAGGTAAGAGCTGtaagtttttttcctcaagcGAATGTTTGTTCTGATACGCAGTCTTCCCCAGAGCTGTTATCATATTTATGTGCATTTTTACAAGTTGCCTGTTTATGCACTGCTGACCAGTGCCTTTGGTCTGTCACTCCTCCTGTCAGACATTAAGAGAGTAGTGAGTTAATTAAGCTTACCTTTTGGGTGTAATTAGAACCTTTAACTAATGGCATTTCTCATTGGAGAAAGGAGACTggttttttgcattaaattaatataataaaaagtCTGATAAACTTTTGGttaaaaaacaggcaaaagatGTGCAGTAACCTGTTTCCAAACCCTAACATGTCCACTGCTCTTCAtggtttctgggtttttttaaaacatactcaGTAGTTTGCATTTTGGTTTGTGCTTATCTAAGCTGTATTGGGTAAGTGGCTGAAATATTTCCCCCCTGCCTTGCAGGGGGAATGCTaccacagcagcattttctggGATGTGGACACTTATGCAAAGGTTTTTCTATTACACATTTAAGACCTCTTTTAGTTACATGTAATTCTAGATAAGAACCACGGAATCCAtatttaaacttctgttttagCTACTTCCACTTGGACTTCTCTATTAAAACTATCATGCAGTCTTGCATTTGCAAAGGCATTCAACCATAAGATATTATCATAAGAAACTAGAAAGAATAGTCACTTAAAAGTCTTTAAGTTAATAGAAAATCTCCTATCTTAGCTACTCCATAAGACAAGATTCCTGACTGTTTGGTGGGCTTGGTCCTTGCAGCTGCCTGAGCTCACCCAGGCTCCGATCTGGGAAGGCAGAATGGGACGTGCCACGGTCCATCAGTGCTCACAAGTTGGGACTGTAAATCACTGTCTGTCCTGGATTTGGCCCTGAGCAGCTCTGTATGTGATCATGGCTTTAAACATCCCAGGCTCAACTCTGAAACGTGCCAGGAGCCTGTACGTTCAGATCCATGGGAGATACAAGTATTGTGAATCGACCTTAAATCCTCTTATTCAGCCTTAACGAGCTATCGTAACTTGCGGGGTGCCAGAGGCAGCTCTTGAGCACCCGATCTGCCCTATTTCTGGAgcatatttattattaattttatttgcctAATGCTGTATTGAACTCCAGGCCTGCGACCGAGACCAGCAGTGCGGAGGAGGGATGTGCTGTGCCGTCAGCCTCTGGATCCGCAGCCTGCGAATGTGCACGCCGATGGGAAATTTGGGAGAGGAGTGCCATCCTTTGAGTCACCGAGTGAGTATGTCACCGGGGGGGCTGTGGGACCGGAGCTGGCAGGGCACAAAGAAACAGGAATATACCGCACTGTACGTCACATTGCATAAAAACTATACGTGGTGAAAAGGCGGGGAAACATGCCATGCGTTATGATACCCAGCTATTCGCATTTGTATGGAAATAGCACTGCAGGTACCTACGTAAGGAAATACATTACTGTCAAAATTATGCTGAAGGGAATCCGAGGATGAAAGTACTACAGAATTTCCAGATTGTTTTCTTATTagtttgttgttgctgttttgcatCATTACATGATGTGAAACAGCTCTAGCAGTTCCCGAGCCCAGCCCTGCCAATGCCTACGTGTGTGAGCAGGAGCATAGCAAATGGCACCGACCTCGGTGGAACTGGGCGAGATCCCATCACAAGCATAAAAATGTCACCAGCTGGTGTCGGGACACCTGGTGCATCACTGCAGCACGGTCCCTGCCGTCAAACAGCAATGTCCTGATGTGCTCCAGAGGCTGGGAGCCACTGGTGCCTTCAAAAGCCATTGAGAAGGTGTTGACACACACTTGTACTTGAGAAAAATCACCATGGGCTCTCTTTGCTTCTATTCTACctattaatttcaaatatatatgtgtgtatacatctatacacacacatatatatgatACTATTTACATATTAATACCTTATTATATGACACACTATTATTAATATAATGAtattaacaaatacatttatttaaagcCACATAATTATATGTATATTATAAACCACATATATTATTTGTAGCATGAAAAAGGCTGCTTATTTATAAGTAATACAAAAGACTGAATGGGATGTTACCAAGGAGCTTGAGAACTTGGTGGTCTTCAAAGCCATCCTCAGGGAAGAGTATGGCCCAAGAGTCATCACATGTGAAAGATATCAAGGCAATAAACATGGATTATAAATGTGCAGCTAGTTAGCTGCCTCTCTCACTCTCTCATCCAATGCCTGGCTTCTCAGATCAGTATCTATGGtatattttctcagttttaggAAGTTCAAGGCTTTGTTCTATTACAgttaaatttttaaatcttctgttGTCATATTGGGGACcaaattctcatttttactATGTAATGTAGCAGGGTTTTCTTGTAAGGGCTCTTTACATTAACAGGAGTCTCAGGATAAGAGAAATTGTCTtctagggttggggtttttttttacgAGCTTATTGCTATTGGGCAATAATTTATACTGTCTGATATATTTTAAGCTAATTGCCTGCATAAATACAATCAGAGAAGATGCCTGTCCACCCCAGACTTACAGGCATAGTCACTGATGTTTATAAGCTTTATGAGATTAATTTTAGATTTAGATTCCTCACCCCGCTGCTCCTCAcaacaaacacaaagcaaattGATTTACTGTAGTATGTGAAATTAGGTATTTGTAAGGATGGAGAGTTTGCTCAACGGTTCCTCTCCCCTCGATATTTGGGTAGGGGGCAGCTGGGAGACCAGTCGCCCTGAGCACCAAAACCTTTCCTTTGCCTGCAGGTCAGGTACAAAGCAGCCACCACCACGGCCATGCCACCGCCTTGGGGACCTCCAGAGGAGCCTGGAGATACCCTGGGGACGATGGCTGGGCAGTTGGGTTTCCACCTTCTGGTTTCCTTCTCAGCGACTAGATGGCGTTGGCTCGATGCCGTTCCCAATCTCCGTTGGCATTGCGGAGGCAGGGTTTGCAGGCAGGGTCGGGCAGGCGAGATTTGGCAGGCCAGCAGACAGAGCTGGCAGCGCAGGGGTGGCTTTGCTGCCGCTCTGCACCTTCCACGTCACCCCCACGTCTCTCCCAGCAGGTCCCTCGTTTCCTTTTCGCCCACAAACCCCCATTGCCTCGCGGTCATTAAAACCCGGTGCTGGGCACACGGCGTGGCAAAGCGTGCACGGGCTCAGCCGGCGATGCCAGCACCGGCTGCGGGTACGTAGGATCTGCCTGCCCCGGCAAAGAAGCTGCGCGCCCCGGCAAAGCGCCCGTCCTGCGGAGCTGACACCCGCTGCCTGTCCCCAAACGGGTGCGTTATTAAGCCACATCTTCAGCGTGGGAGTCCCGCTGAAAGGAACCTTTCCTCGCAGCGAACGTAGCATTTTGAATAAATCACTTGAGCTGTCGGAGGGCTGAGAGGTACCTCTGAGTCAGCCTTACCAGCCTGAGGAgctcaggttttatttttttttctgcagtgctgtgcgTGGGCCCCAAGAGGTGTGATTCCCATGGGGAGTCCCCAGCACCCGCGGTCGGTGGCCTCTCCGGGGCAGAGGGGCCGTGGTGGGTGGCATGGGGAAGCCCACGGCGTCCCTCGCTCCGGGGCTGCTCTTCAGACGGtgcggggcagggggctggtGCTGGCCCAGGGCACTGCAGGCGATGTGAGCCCCCCGCTAACCCCCCCGTACCTGATGGGGTGTCACTGGAGCAGGCAGGTCCTTGGTGTGATGCAGGGGGAACATGTGGGATTTTCTCCCTTGGACtttcttaaagagaaaatttGCACACCGACACAAAACAATCCTGGAATATTAAAATTGCAGGCTCAAAACACCCAGAAATCTGGAAGTGAGGGGAATTagggctgcctgcctggcttGCAGCAGTGGCTTTATACCTCTGCGCTTCCCTCGCTGCATCCCGACGGATGCTCGGTGCGTGCTGCCGGCGGCAGCACCGCAGCTCCCGGCCATGCTGTTCCAGCCGGCTGTCctgctgggctcggctcatGTGCTGGCAGAGGCACGGCTCCTGTAAAAGGCAGAGCTCGTGATCGAGTTGTTAACGAGTGTCAGCACGTATGCACGTCGTGGCACAATTAAATTTGCGTAATGCAGTCCGTATGTGTGCTCCCTGCAACACACTGCGTGGCTGGAGGAGGGTGGAATGAATTCAGAAACCTCTGCCTTGTGGTGAAAAGGATCCTGCTCAACGGGAGGGCGGGTGAGATGACCTCCCGAGGTGCCTTCCAGCCCGAATTACTATGGGATCCTGCAGTTCCCGGGTCCTGCTACGCGGCTGacaggctgctctgtgccatACGACAACGCAGGAATGAGGGCAAGCAGAAACCCTGCACAGTAAACACCGCAAAACGTGATGCTGAAGGCCAGTGTAGTTTCACAACAAACTCCTTTGTGAAACGGGAGTAAATGGAGAACATGTGTCACAGATGTAGATTTACACACCAGCACGGACTGCTATATTTTGTTCTTAACTGTGGCTTGACCGGGAAATGCGATGGGGTTGGCTTTACCATCTGCTCTCCAGCCCCCGTGCTGCAGCTTGTGGGGATCTAACCGCCGTGGAGGGAGTTGTCCCCGCATCCCCACTCTTCACCCGA
This window encodes:
- the PROK2 gene encoding prokineticin-2, yielding MRSLRGVPRSALVLLVVLLAAGYGAVITGACDRDQQCGGGMCCAVSLWIRSLRMCTPMGNLGEECHPLSHRVPFSGRRMHHTCPCLPGLACVRTSPSKFKCLPDFRKEDVFF